The Sesamum indicum cultivar Zhongzhi No. 13 linkage group LG6, S_indicum_v1.0, whole genome shotgun sequence genome has a segment encoding these proteins:
- the LOC105163607 gene encoding LOW QUALITY PROTEIN: AP2-like ethylene-responsive transcription factor PLT2 (The sequence of the model RefSeq protein was modified relative to this genomic sequence to represent the inferred CDS: inserted 2 bases in 1 codon), whose product LPPHLQTPQPHHFSLGLVNDNIETPFQNQAYPDWNLINTTQESNEVPKVADFLGVSKSDSHSELVSYNEIQSTDSDFLFSSNSLVSVQHTLAAAEAATSYDNLQENACNMQQLTLSMGSGKGSTSETSASGTASADNSNSTSIVEPAPRRTLDTFGQRTSIYRGVTRHRWTGRYEAHLWDNSCRREGQSRKGRQVYLGGYDKEEKAARAYDLAALKYWGTSTTTNFPISNYEKELEEMKHMTRQEFVASIRRKSSGFSRGASMYRGVTRHHQHGRWQARNLQIYIYIYIYTLLPLDPGTEEEAAEAYDIAAIKFRGLNAVTNFDMSRYDVKAILESNTLPIGGGAAKRLKEAQAIESSRKREEMISLGSTFQYGGSSSXPLLSLQNQDLSHYSTTQDSSHYQSYIQTQLQLHQQQPCSYNVNPNHSSSSSSQFYGSYNPVLLHGLMNMGSSSSVMDNNGSSSGSYSGGFLGNGLAMGSGSGSGSGSGGGGSAEELALVKVDYDHIPSAAAAYGGWSGETTVQGSNPGVFSMWND is encoded by the exons TTACCACCCCACCTCCAAACACCTCAGCCCCACCACTTCTCTCTAGGGTTAGTCAATGACAACATTGAGACACCATTTCAAAACCAag CATATCCAGATTGGAATTTGATCAACACTACTCAAGAGAGCAATGAAGTCCCCAAAGTTGCTGATTTCTTGGGAGTCAGCAAATCAGATAGCCACTCGGAGCTCGTTTCCTACAACGAAATCCAGTCGACCGATTCCGACTTCCTGTTCTCGAGCAATAGCTTGGTGTCGGTGCAGCACACGCTGGCGGCTGCTGAGGCCGCTACCAGCTACGACAATCTGCAAGAAAATGCATGTAACATGCAGCAATTGACACTCTCAATGGGCAGCGGCAAGGGTTCCACCAGTGAGACTAGTGCTAGTGGCACAGCAAGTGCAGACAATAGTAATAGTACTAGTATTGTTGAGCCTGCCCCTAGGAGGACATTGGACACTTTTGGCCAAAGAACATCCATATACAGAGGCGTCACTAG GCATAGGTGGACGGGCAGGTACGAAGCTCATCTATGGGATAACAGTTGCAGAAGGGAAGGCCAATCAAGGAAAGGCCGTCaag TGTATTTAG GTGGATAtgataaagaggaaaaagctGCTAGGGCGTATGATCTTGCTGCACTGAAGTACTGGGGAACTTCTACCACTACCAATTTCCCA ATCAGCAACTATGAgaaggaacttgaggagatgAAACATATGACAAGGCAAGAATTTGTGGCCTCTATAAGaag GAAGAGTAGTGGGTTTTCCAGGGGAGCTTCAATGTACCGTGGTGTAACAAG GCATCATCAGCATGGAAGGTGGCAAGCAAGA AAtctgcaaatatatatatatatatatatatatactcttcTTCCTCTTGATCCAGGCACTGAGGAGGAAGCTGCGGAAGCCTACGACATCGCGGCGATCAAATTCAGAGGCCTAAACGCTGTCACAAACTTCGACATGAGCCGCTACGACGTGAAGGCGATACTAGAGAGCAACACTCTCCCTATCGGCGGCGGAGCCGCCAAACGTCTAAAGGAGGCACAGGCAATCGAGTCATCAAGAAAACGCGAAGAAATGATCTCTCTTGGCTCCACCTTCCAGTACGGCGGGTCGTCATC GCCGTTGCTCTCCTTACAGAACCAGGATCTCTCCCACTACAGTACTACTCAGGATTCCTCGCATTATCAGAGCTACATTCAGACACAGCTGCAGCTGCATCAACAGCAGCCGTGTTCTTACAACGTGAACCCTAATCATTCCAGCTCCAGCTCGAGCCAGTTCTACGGGAGCTATAATCCGGTGCTGCTGCATGGGTTGATGAACATGGGGTCTTCATCTTCTGTGATGGATAACAATGGGAGCTCAAGTGGGAGTTACAGCGGAGGGTTTCTTGGGAACGGGCTGGCGATGGGGTCGGGATCGGGATCAGGTTCGGGTTCAGGTGGAGGTGGTTCGGCTGAGGAACTGGCGCTGGTGAAAGTGGATTATGATCATATTCCTTCGGCTGCAGCTGCTTACGGCGGGTGGTCGGGAGAGACGACGGTGCAGGGATCAAATCCTGGTGTTTTTAGCATGTGGAATGATTGA
- the LOC105163557 gene encoding zinc finger A20 and AN1 domain-containing stress-associated protein 5-like → MAQKRDKEETELKVPENLPICTPPQTLPSPHPQLPAARSPDTSDPKQSGACDPRISSAASPDKPDLVAPMENRGGSLKRPREVTRCSGSGCRKRIGLMGFRCRCGDVFCSEHRYSDRHDCSYDYKAAGREAIARENPVVRAAKLLKV, encoded by the coding sequence ATGGCCCAAAAGAGAGACAAAGAAGAAACCGAGCTCAAGGTCCCGGAAAACTTACCCATATGCACCCCGCCGCAGACCCTTCCCTCGCCTCACCCACAGCTTCCCGCCGCCAGATCGCCGGATACATCAGATCCGAAGCAATCGGGCGCCTGTGACCCGAGAATCAGCTCCGCCGCTTCCCCTGATAAGCCCGATCTGGTAGCTCCGATGGAGAACCGTGGGGGGTCGTTGAAGAGACCCAGGGAGGTGACCCGGTGTTCCGGGTCGGGTTGCAGGAAACGAATCGGGTTGATGGGTTTCCGATGCAGGTGTGGTGACGTGTTCTGTTCGGAGCACAGATACTCAGATCGGCACGACTGCAGCTACGATTACAAGGCGGCTGGGCGGGAGGCGATTGCGAGGGAGAATCCAGTGGTTAGGGCTGCGAAGCTCCTCAAGGTTTGA